A genomic segment from Leptospira perdikensis encodes:
- a CDS encoding M20/M25/M40 family metallo-hydrolase codes for MKFFISILVITIFCFQCSFGQKVKYAELKQSYPKVNWEARRSEAVKLLSDLLKIPSVRGNEIQIAKYIQAVLSKEGIPSRLIFDPKHPTRPNLIAELQPTVSNPEPGIILANHLDTVEYDSKEWKVGPLSGSVSEGRVWGRGAIDMKGMAVMELLAFLEIKRSGIPRTRKIMYLGLADEESGSVLGSRYITSNHKQLLEGYEYAINEGGVATRDIVIPGSTIFNIQYAEKGNIWLRAKITGTSGHGSSPPNQYAALSLIQFFNEVRELEPEIRITEETEAFFYQLGTISSFPKSFFLKNARNPLIKPLLHGTIRSNRHLTAMTTNTKSITGFRTTEGEGGENVIAGEANGRLDIRVLPGIDINEFADKVKKIGDKYNVQISFSDINAAVASPINTRFFSTLAAVSVNKFPNSTVTPFLSPGKTDNSYLRRVGIKAYGLIPAVLKSEDIDGMHGKNENMTVDNLELGTKILFETLVEMNQ; via the coding sequence ATGAAATTTTTCATTTCGATTTTAGTAATAACGATATTCTGTTTCCAATGTTCCTTTGGGCAAAAAGTAAAGTATGCCGAATTAAAACAATCCTATCCCAAAGTGAATTGGGAAGCCCGTAGATCTGAAGCAGTTAAACTTTTATCCGACCTATTAAAAATCCCTTCTGTTCGCGGAAATGAAATCCAAATTGCTAAATACATCCAAGCAGTTCTCTCAAAGGAAGGAATTCCTTCACGCCTGATCTTCGATCCCAAACATCCCACAAGACCCAACTTAATCGCAGAGTTACAACCAACAGTTTCTAATCCAGAACCAGGAATCATTCTCGCAAACCATTTAGATACAGTTGAATATGATTCGAAAGAATGGAAGGTAGGACCACTTTCTGGATCTGTGAGTGAAGGCCGAGTTTGGGGTCGTGGGGCCATTGATATGAAAGGTATGGCAGTTATGGAATTACTTGCCTTTTTAGAAATCAAACGATCCGGAATTCCAAGAACAAGAAAAATCATGTATTTAGGTTTAGCTGACGAGGAATCAGGCTCTGTGTTAGGTAGCCGATATATCACTTCAAATCATAAACAATTATTAGAAGGATATGAATATGCAATCAATGAAGGAGGAGTTGCCACAAGAGACATTGTGATTCCTGGATCTACGATCTTTAACATCCAGTATGCGGAAAAGGGAAACATATGGTTACGAGCTAAAATCACAGGAACCAGCGGACATGGATCTTCTCCTCCAAACCAATATGCTGCTTTGTCACTCATACAATTTTTTAACGAAGTTAGAGAACTCGAACCAGAGATTCGTATCACAGAAGAAACAGAAGCTTTTTTCTATCAATTGGGAACTATCAGTTCCTTTCCTAAATCATTTTTTCTAAAAAATGCAAGAAATCCATTGATTAAACCTTTGTTACATGGAACCATTCGAAGTAATCGCCACCTAACAGCAATGACAACAAATACTAAATCGATAACCGGATTTCGTACGACAGAAGGAGAAGGTGGGGAAAATGTAATCGCCGGGGAAGCTAATGGTCGTTTGGATATTCGTGTTTTACCTGGAATTGATATTAATGAATTTGCAGATAAGGTAAAAAAAATCGGTGATAAATACAACGTTCAAATTTCTTTTTCCGATATCAATGCGGCAGTTGCCTCTCCGATCAACACAAGATTTTTTAGTACTTTGGCTGCCGTTTCCGTAAATAAATTCCCAAATAGTACGGTGACTCCTTTTCTTTCTCCTGGTAAAACCGACAATTCTTACTTACGGAGAGTGGGGATCAAAGCTTACGGTCTCATTCCGGCAGTCCTCAAATCGGAAGATATCGACGGAATGCACGGAAAAAATGAAAATATGACTGTTGATAATTTGGAATTAGGGACAAAAATTCTTTTTGAAACTTTAGTGGAAATGAACCAGTAA
- a CDS encoding nitroreductase, protein MNTELISFHTTATSVSEALETRHSIREYLPKRIPNEILHRVFSKALRTPSWKNSQPWKVHIVNGNKREELSKELIQTAREFPPRPETSWPESYPSDAKRRMFDLGMKIYEAAGIDRKDKDARNEFMLRNFDFFGAPTAVFITTKFELNYFVGIDLGCFLQSVLLLAREEGLGTCAQASLGSFPDVVRNSLELPEEEKVILGLSIGYPKPNSELNSYHTPRESSEDLLRFY, encoded by the coding sequence ATGAACACTGAATTGATTTCGTTCCATACTACTGCGACCTCTGTATCCGAAGCCTTGGAAACTAGACATAGTATCCGAGAATACCTTCCGAAACGCATCCCAAATGAAATTTTACATAGGGTATTTAGCAAAGCATTGCGTACTCCTAGTTGGAAAAATTCACAACCTTGGAAAGTTCACATTGTGAATGGAAACAAAAGAGAGGAATTGTCCAAAGAACTCATCCAAACCGCCCGAGAATTTCCACCTAGGCCAGAAACAAGTTGGCCAGAATCTTATCCTAGTGATGCCAAAAGACGAATGTTTGATTTGGGAATGAAAATCTACGAAGCTGCAGGTATTGATAGGAAAGATAAAGATGCTAGGAACGAATTTATGTTACGTAACTTTGATTTCTTTGGAGCTCCGACAGCTGTTTTCATTACAACCAAATTTGAACTTAATTATTTTGTAGGAATCGATTTAGGTTGTTTTCTCCAATCTGTTCTTTTATTAGCAAGAGAAGAAGGTTTGGGGACATGTGCTCAGGCTTCCCTTGGTTCTTTTCCCGATGTGGTAAGAAATTCTCTCGAGTTGCCAGAAGAAGAAAAAGTGATTCTGGGATTGAGTATTGGATATCCAAAACCAAATTCGGAACTAAATAGTTACCACACTCCCAGAGAATCGTCAGAAGATTTACTTCGTTTCTATTAA
- a CDS encoding TetR/AcrR family transcriptional regulator, which yields MKKEPTRIRLLQVSRHLFLKQGYSGTGLNQIVEEAKTVKASLYQHFASKEMLGKEVIRMYSNENLTLLKSLMKRNPKPLDFVKAWVRILSREARLSQLFGCGMANFRAQIAPDELEIQKEIEEIASRTIDLLADYLEGSKENGYLNSKVDCRLLAKHLFFVYEGVLQGYRLLDDKKSLDELYRIAESLIPVPK from the coding sequence ATGAAAAAAGAACCCACTCGCATTCGCCTTTTGCAAGTCAGCCGCCATCTCTTTCTAAAACAAGGGTATTCGGGGACGGGACTGAATCAAATTGTGGAAGAGGCAAAAACAGTCAAAGCTAGCCTCTACCAACATTTTGCTTCTAAGGAAATGTTGGGAAAGGAAGTGATTCGGATGTATTCGAATGAAAATCTAACACTTCTTAAATCTTTAATGAAACGAAATCCAAAACCTTTGGATTTTGTTAAGGCTTGGGTTCGGATTCTTTCTAGGGAAGCTCGGTTGTCACAACTTTTTGGTTGCGGTATGGCAAACTTTCGGGCACAAATTGCGCCAGATGAGTTGGAAATTCAGAAAGAAATTGAAGAAATCGCAAGTAGAACCATCGATTTGTTGGCGGATTATCTGGAAGGTTCAAAAGAAAATGGGTATTTAAATTCTAAAGTAGATTGTCGTTTGCTTGCCAAACATCTATTTTTTGTCTATGAAGGAGTTTTACAAGGGTATCGTTTGCTTGATGACAAAAAGTCATTGGACGAATTATATCGAATTGCAGAAAGTTTGATTCCCGTTCCTAAATGA